One genomic segment of Deltaproteobacteria bacterium includes these proteins:
- a CDS encoding prenyltransferase, translating to MASFATFVRATRAPSLFAGALPALVLTALVAAEGGEIHWDRFALTFLGLIALQAGVNVVNDLFDDASGLDADPTFAKNAFPLGSRVIQSGVLSRRGMWALAAACFGTGLACGLALDRIFEGHVVLAIGVAGFLFGFFYTAPPFKLAYYGAGEPVIFLLFGPLAGLGTYYVQTGQFSTAALLLACVVGLLDTAILFLHHFPQREADAKHGKKTPIVRLGAEGAAKLVPWLLALPFAVVGASVAFGEISPFALAIFTAAPLALRAARTALAYAHDPRQMMTAFAQTMSFALSGGLALTGGLALSSLL from the coding sequence ATGGCTTCGTTCGCCACGTTCGTGCGTGCGACGCGCGCGCCGAGCTTGTTCGCGGGCGCGCTGCCCGCGCTCGTGCTCACGGCGCTGGTCGCGGCCGAGGGCGGCGAGATCCACTGGGACCGCTTCGCGCTCACGTTCCTCGGGCTGATCGCGCTGCAGGCCGGCGTGAACGTGGTGAACGATCTGTTCGACGACGCCTCGGGCCTCGACGCGGACCCGACCTTCGCGAAGAACGCGTTCCCGCTCGGCAGCCGCGTGATTCAGTCCGGCGTGCTCTCGCGCCGCGGCATGTGGGCGCTCGCGGCGGCGTGCTTCGGCACTGGGCTCGCGTGTGGCCTTGCGCTCGATCGAATTTTCGAGGGGCACGTCGTGCTCGCGATCGGCGTGGCGGGCTTCCTGTTCGGCTTCTTCTACACCGCGCCGCCGTTCAAGCTCGCCTATTACGGCGCGGGCGAGCCGGTGATCTTCCTCTTGTTCGGCCCGCTCGCGGGCCTCGGCACTTATTACGTCCAGACGGGCCAGTTCAGCACGGCGGCGCTTCTGCTCGCGTGCGTCGTCGGCCTGCTCGACACCGCAATCCTCTTCCTCCACCACTTCCCGCAGCGCGAGGCCGACGCGAAGCACGGCAAGAAGACGCCGATCGTCCGGCTCGGCGCCGAGGGCGCGGCGAAGCTCGTGCCCTGGCTGCTCGCGCTGCCGTTCGCGGTGGTGGGCGCGTCAGTCGCGTTCGGCGAGATCTCGCCTTTCGCGCTGGCGATCTTCACCGCCGCGCCGCTGGCGCTGCGCGCGGCCCGCACCGCGCTCGCGTACGCGCACGATCCGCGGCAGATGATGACTGCGTTCGCGCAGACGATGAGCTTCGCGCTCAGTGGCGGGCTCGCACTGACCGGCGGGCTCGCGCTCTCGTCATTGCTCTGA
- the sppA gene encoding signal peptide peptidase SppA has translation MRRSRLARIAGISLIAVLALASCGGGPRIEQNSTLVLTLEGAYTDGSDLGPLARFFGGDGQSLLGLYSALRKAELDSRIERVVVRVRGLGVGWAKAQEMRGAIERLNAAGKQTVALLEVEGFGAGGYYVASAAKKVVATPASRSPLLGLAAEYLYFAGLFEKLGVMVEYERAGDYKSAVEPYTAEKMSDASREMTNALLDSTEAAFVADVAKARGLEPARVRELLDEAPSSAEELLAAKLIDRVAHYEDVVKDETVVSAEDWALIEPAAKPAATVALIQGVGMVVTGSGEMTPTGERVMAADTFVDAVRDAVEDADVKALLVRIDSPGGSPLASDLMWRALRDARAAGKPVIVSMSDLAASGGYYVACAADTIVAQPTTLTGSIGVFVIRPSLGGLLEKVGISTETMQRGARADLLFGSAPLSEGAREVLRKDVTGVYDQFVARVAEGRELDADAVKKIGGGRVWTGAQAREIGLVDELGGFYEAAAAAKKAIGVDEKATIALKPFPAAPTLAEQLAKLMRGARIESASAPLRALPRELRELHTLATELPLGAPLLIAPGTLVLR, from the coding sequence ATGCGCCGTTCTCGCCTCGCCCGGATTGCCGGCATCTCGCTGATCGCCGTGCTCGCGCTCGCGAGCTGCGGCGGCGGGCCGCGCATCGAGCAGAACAGCACGCTCGTGCTCACGCTCGAAGGCGCTTACACGGACGGCAGCGACCTCGGGCCGCTCGCGCGCTTCTTCGGCGGCGACGGGCAGTCGCTGCTCGGGCTCTACTCGGCGCTGCGCAAGGCGGAGCTCGACTCGCGCATCGAGCGCGTGGTGGTGCGCGTGCGCGGCCTCGGCGTGGGCTGGGCGAAGGCGCAGGAGATGCGCGGAGCGATCGAGCGGCTGAACGCGGCAGGCAAGCAGACCGTGGCGCTGCTCGAGGTCGAGGGCTTCGGCGCGGGCGGCTACTACGTCGCGAGCGCTGCGAAGAAGGTCGTCGCGACGCCGGCTTCGCGCAGCCCGCTGCTCGGCCTCGCCGCGGAGTACCTCTACTTCGCAGGCCTGTTCGAGAAGCTCGGCGTGATGGTCGAATACGAGCGCGCGGGCGACTACAAGAGCGCGGTCGAGCCGTACACCGCGGAGAAGATGTCCGACGCCTCGCGCGAGATGACGAACGCGCTGCTCGACTCGACGGAGGCTGCCTTCGTCGCGGATGTCGCGAAGGCGCGCGGCCTCGAGCCCGCGCGCGTGCGCGAGCTGCTCGACGAGGCGCCGAGCTCGGCGGAGGAGCTGCTCGCCGCGAAGCTGATCGACCGCGTCGCGCACTACGAGGACGTGGTGAAGGACGAGACGGTCGTGAGCGCCGAGGACTGGGCGCTGATCGAGCCGGCCGCGAAGCCCGCGGCGACCGTCGCCTTGATCCAGGGCGTGGGCATGGTGGTTACGGGCAGCGGCGAGATGACGCCGACTGGCGAGCGCGTGATGGCGGCGGACACGTTCGTCGATGCGGTGCGCGACGCGGTGGAAGATGCGGACGTGAAGGCGCTGCTCGTGCGCATCGACAGCCCCGGCGGCTCGCCGCTCGCGTCGGACCTGATGTGGCGCGCGCTGCGCGATGCGCGCGCGGCGGGCAAGCCCGTGATCGTGTCGATGTCCGATCTCGCGGCCTCGGGCGGTTACTACGTCGCGTGCGCCGCGGACACGATCGTCGCGCAGCCGACGACGCTGACCGGCTCGATCGGCGTGTTCGTGATCCGCCCCTCGCTCGGCGGGCTGCTCGAGAAGGTGGGCATCAGCACGGAGACGATGCAGCGGGGTGCCCGCGCCGACTTGTTATTCGGCAGCGCACCGCTCAGCGAGGGCGCGCGCGAGGTGCTGCGCAAGGACGTGACGGGCGTGTACGACCAGTTCGTGGCGCGCGTGGCCGAGGGCCGCGAGCTCGACGCCGACGCGGTCAAGAAGATCGGCGGCGGGCGCGTCTGGACTGGCGCGCAGGCGAGAGAGATCGGCCTCGTCGACGAGCTCGGCGGCTTCTATGAGGCGGCGGCCGCGGCGAAAAAGGCGATCGGCGTCGACGAGAAGGCGACCATCGCGCTGAAGCCCTTCCCCGCTGCGCCGACTCTCGCCGAGCAGCTCGCGAAGCTGATGCGCGGTGCGCGGATCGAGTCCGCGAGCGCGCCGCTGCGCGCCCTGCCGCGAGAGCTGCGCGAGCTGCACACCCTCGCGACCGAGTTGCCGCTCGGTGCGCCGCTGCTGATCGCCCCCGGCACGCTCGTCCTGCGCTAG